Part of the Tolypothrix sp. PCC 7910 genome, GCTATTATTAACAATAATTCTAGTAACCTTGTGACTCAAAACCACACAGAAGGGAAAAATTCTCAGATATTGACAAAAGACAAATTTGATTCCCCAAAAAATCAAACACAGTCACCCACCTTACCGACTGCGGAAAGCATTAACCGAGTACGAGAGGGTTTAGCTGCGGCTGTCGATCCTGCTGTGCGCCAGCAAATTGCAGAAACGCTGCAACAGTTAACAAAAATGTCTTCCCAGCAGCCAGAACCGCGAGTTAACGGTGGAGTGCGTCGTTTTGTGTTGCGATCGCTCATTCATGCTTTTTTCCAAGTTCAGGTAGAATACTTAGAAAGATTTCCTCAACAACCAGCAATCTTAGCTGTTAATCATCTCCACCATATTGACCCCTTTCTTTTACTCAGCGAAATTCCTACCCAACCTTATTACTACATTTTGGGTGATGCTCGTACCCTTTATAACAAGTGGTGGAAACGCTTCATTTTAGGATTTGCTGGTGGTGTCATTCCTTTAGAAAGGATGTGGAAAGAAGAATTTGCAGTAATTGCAGAGGCGAAAGCTGGAAGAAAAGAACTATTGGAATTAGCGACAGCAATTGAACATAATGTTCCTAAAGGCACAGATATTCAAACACTACGGCAAATTGATCGCATTGTACTCACAATTTTGGCTCGTGGTGATGGAATAGTTTTATTTCCTGAAGGAAGACTTGGAGAAAGTGAAGGGAATTTACACCTTCCTTTGAAGCGAGGGACTGTGATTTATGCCCTTAAATCTGGAGTGCCAATTGTACCAGTGGCGTTAATTGGTACCCATAATCTTTATTTAGGAAAAAAGTTAACTATTAGATTTGGTCAACCGTTACATTTTGCTCAAAATTCCACACCTAAGCGTCAGGAAGTTGAGCAAGTTGTTTTGAAATTGCAAAATGAAATGATAGCTCTTTTACCAACAGATTATCAAGAACCAACTGAGCCAAAGTTATTGTGTAATTTTCTCAATCACCTATTTTGGTGAAAACTTATTGAATTGAGTAATGCAGTTAAAGGCTTGAGAAAGTTGCATTACACTGGCGCTGACACAACGCCAGTTGTGTAATTACTATATTTATTTTTCTAAAAAGTTTGTCACTTTGAAATTTGATGTACCCTCCCAACAGTGATTTAAACAGGCATTTACTCTAGCATTTGGTGTATCGGCTGATTCACTAGAGGCATTAAATTGTACTGCGGTCACAATATATTCAAAAATAATTACACACTGTTTAGTAGGTGACATTCTCTCAACCACAATAGTTTCACCAATCTTGGGGATTTGTGGTAAATCCACAACAAACGTTTCCATTTTTGGTTTGTCTAGTGGATTTTTGAAACTAAAGTACTTACAGTAAACAAGAACTTTCACAAATAGACCCACCAATACTAAATAGAAAGCTAAACAATCAGAATATAAACAATGAATACTGCTAAGTATCCTCATACGGTAAAGAGGATATAAATATATCATCAAAAGCATTCAAAAGAAACCGGAAAAAGGAAATTTTATAATTAAATATTCAAATAATGTTTGCGACACATCAATATATTCTAGAGGGCATGGCAATGCCCCTACAATCTGCCGCATTCTTTTTTAAATTTGGTATTCGGTAATAGCTATTAAAAAAAGATTGAATAATTTTCCTGCGGTGTAGCTGTAGAGGGTATCTCTTACTCCACGAGAGTTATATGATTAATTTTCTTGCTTCCTGTCCGTGCAATTTGCTATTGCGATCGCACTTTTGTAATGTCTGCCATTACGCCTGGGATAAAACGTAGGGTGGGCAGTGTTAGATAATCATCAATGCCCACCCTACATCAATTGTGTTTGTTATCCCATTACCTACGCGTTGATAGTCGCCAGGGCTTTCTCAACAGCTTGTAAGGCTATGTTGACTTCTGCCTCTGTAACAATCAATGGTGGTACAAAGCGGACGACTTTTGGCCCGGCTGGTACTAGCAATACGCCTTCTGCGATCGCAACTTTCACAATATCGGCTGCGGTTAGCGGCATATCTGCTTGCAATTCGAGTCCGTTGATTAAACCCCAGCCACGAACGTCCGCAATTTGATTGGGATATTTGGCTGCGATCGCTTTTAAGCCATTTCGCAGCTGTTCGCCTCTGTCTTGTACGTTCTGCAAAATATTTTCTTGTTCGATAGTTTGACAGACAGTTAGCGCCACGCCACAAGCAAAAGGATTACCACCAAAGGTGCTGGCGTGTTCCCCTGGTTGAAAAACATCGCAGAATTTTTTACTCATCATTGCGCCGATGGGGATACCGCCACCCAGTCCTTTTGCACTGGTGAAAATATCCGGTTCCACGCCGAGATGTTCATAACCCCATAACTTACCACTGCGTCCCATTCCCACTTGCACTTCATCGAAAATCAATAAAATGCCAGTTTCATCACAAATCTGCCGTAGCTTTTTAAAGTAAGCCACATCCCCAGGACGAACACCTCCTTCACCTTGCAACGGTTCTAAAAGAATCGCCGCTACACGGTAATCACCTTCATCAAGTTCACTAATCGCCGTCTCTACAGCGGCAATATCGTTGTATGGCACATAGTGGAAACCAGGAACCAAGGGATCAAAGTATTTTTGATACTTGGGTTGTCCTGTAGCGGTAATTGTCGCTAAAGTCCGCCCGTGGAAACTAGCATTAGCAGTTAAAATGATTGGTCTTTCAATTTCTAATACAGTATGAGCGTATTTTCGTGCTAATTTAATTGCTGCTTCGTTAGCTTCCGCACCCGAGTTACAGAAAAATACGCGATCGGCACAGGAATGTTCAATAATCCATTTTGCCAATTC contains:
- a CDS encoding 1-acyl-sn-glycerol-3-phosphate acyltransferase; translated protein: MTKDKFDSPKNQTQSPTLPTAESINRVREGLAAAVDPAVRQQIAETLQQLTKMSSQQPEPRVNGGVRRFVLRSLIHAFFQVQVEYLERFPQQPAILAVNHLHHIDPFLLLSEIPTQPYYYILGDARTLYNKWWKRFILGFAGGVIPLERMWKEEFAVIAEAKAGRKELLELATAIEHNVPKGTDIQTLRQIDRIVLTILARGDGIVLFPEGRLGESEGNLHLPLKRGTVIYALKSGVPIVPVALIGTHNLYLGKKLTIRFGQPLHFAQNSTPKRQEVEQVVLKLQNEMIALLPTDYQEPTEPKLLCNFLNHLFW
- a CDS encoding aspartate aminotransferase family protein, with protein sequence MSINSLVDTATIPPQSDTLPSSPFDPNSFDEAVMSTYGRFPLALERGAGCKVWDTQGREYLDFVAGIATCTLGHAHPAMVAAVTRQIQKLHHVSNLYYIPEQGELAKWIIEHSCADRVFFCNSGAEANEAAIKLARKYAHTVLEIERPIILTANASFHGRTLATITATGQPKYQKYFDPLVPGFHYVPYNDIAAVETAISELDEGDYRVAAILLEPLQGEGGVRPGDVAYFKKLRQICDETGILLIFDEVQVGMGRSGKLWGYEHLGVEPDIFTSAKGLGGGIPIGAMMSKKFCDVFQPGEHASTFGGNPFACGVALTVCQTIEQENILQNVQDRGEQLRNGLKAIAAKYPNQIADVRGWGLINGLELQADMPLTAADIVKVAIAEGVLLVPAGPKVVRFVPPLIVTEAEVNIALQAVEKALATINA